The following coding sequences lie in one Alicyclobacillus curvatus genomic window:
- a CDS encoding HAMP domain-containing protein: protein MWRSIRIRLVAIQVLLLLFALELIGGYFVRALNQSLLRAETDTVSRQTQLIATIVTPEVIGQPGATPTPAQSGSNASGNTASSTAPTQSLLQSFPQLINGVVYVLNKDGVVRDTSAGSALIGQKRIDSLATETLISHKKAVAVHYDPVTHNHLLTVVVPIFNQGQFAGIVESAVSVQNTYTTMRQVTAIFYSGSGLVLALAAALGILLSRTIARPVLDVTNQARKLAAGDFSERVTVHSDDEFGALATAINDLTDKLQAAIAESQHEQGRLQAVIKYMGDGVIAFDKDLNYIFSNDAAARMLPSLTQPDFEPSELLDLQRTVEEDKSEYNAIKKFGNALLNVHITKIGRKQAQGYVALIRDVTEQEKLQAARRDFVANVSHELKTPLTSVKSYIEALQQYDDTDEETRKRFLEVIDHETNRMVRLTQDLLQLSGLELRQEPFRAGLISAKEWLETSVERFTLSARQQGVTLVSEMFPAVSIRGDRDMLDRLVDNLLSNALKYTPRDGMVRIKAIAEPDELVLVVEDTGIGIPADDLPHVFERFYTVDKARTRKFGGTGLGLAIAREIAERHGGTISLASEQGHGTTVTVILPIVEVR from the coding sequence ATGTGGCGCAGTATCCGAATCAGACTGGTTGCCATTCAGGTTTTGCTCCTTCTGTTTGCCCTGGAACTTATCGGTGGCTATTTTGTCCGTGCCTTAAATCAATCACTGCTCCGTGCTGAGACTGATACGGTATCTCGCCAGACGCAGCTGATTGCGACAATTGTCACACCGGAGGTCATCGGCCAACCAGGCGCCACTCCGACTCCTGCGCAGTCCGGCAGCAATGCCTCAGGAAATACTGCCTCCTCGACTGCGCCCACCCAATCACTCTTGCAATCCTTTCCGCAACTCATTAATGGTGTTGTGTATGTCCTCAACAAAGACGGGGTCGTCAGGGACACTTCTGCGGGCAGTGCGCTTATCGGTCAAAAGCGCATCGACTCGCTGGCCACTGAGACGCTCATCAGTCACAAGAAAGCTGTGGCTGTGCATTACGATCCGGTCACGCATAACCACCTTCTTACCGTCGTCGTACCCATCTTCAATCAAGGTCAATTTGCAGGTATCGTTGAGTCTGCCGTGTCTGTTCAGAACACGTACACCACGATGCGCCAGGTCACTGCGATTTTTTACAGCGGCAGCGGACTTGTCTTGGCTTTGGCTGCGGCACTTGGCATCCTGCTCTCACGGACGATTGCACGCCCTGTCCTTGACGTCACCAACCAAGCCCGCAAATTGGCAGCCGGAGATTTCAGTGAGCGTGTGACCGTGCACAGTGATGATGAATTCGGAGCGCTGGCCACAGCCATTAACGACCTCACTGACAAACTCCAGGCAGCCATTGCAGAAAGTCAACATGAACAAGGCCGGCTGCAAGCGGTGATTAAGTATATGGGGGACGGAGTCATCGCTTTTGACAAAGACCTCAATTACATATTTAGCAACGACGCGGCAGCGCGGATGCTGCCAAGTCTGACGCAACCGGATTTCGAGCCGAGTGAGCTGCTCGATTTGCAGCGGACGGTGGAAGAGGACAAGAGCGAGTATAACGCGATTAAGAAGTTCGGAAACGCTCTTTTAAACGTGCACATCACGAAGATTGGCCGGAAACAAGCGCAAGGCTACGTTGCGCTGATTCGCGATGTTACGGAGCAAGAGAAGCTGCAGGCTGCACGTCGCGACTTTGTTGCCAACGTCTCTCATGAACTCAAGACCCCGCTGACCAGTGTGAAATCATACATCGAAGCACTCCAGCAATACGACGACACGGACGAAGAAACACGAAAGAGATTTCTCGAAGTTATCGATCATGAGACCAATCGCATGGTGCGACTCACGCAGGACTTGTTGCAGTTGTCCGGCCTTGAGCTGCGCCAGGAACCATTTCGGGCAGGGCTCATCAGTGCCAAAGAGTGGCTCGAGACCTCCGTCGAACGCTTTACACTTTCAGCGCGCCAGCAAGGAGTCACGCTCGTATCTGAGATGTTTCCTGCGGTATCCATTCGTGGTGACCGCGACATGCTGGACCGACTCGTCGACAACCTGCTCAGTAATGCTCTGAAATATACCCCACGTGATGGTATGGTTAGAATCAAGGCAATTGCAGAACCAGACGAGCTTGTGCTGGTTGTCGAGGACACAGGGATTGGTATTCCAGCAGACGACCTGCCTCACGTCTTTGAACGGTTTTATACGGTAGACAAGGCTCGTACTCGAAAATTCGGAGGTACGGGTCTAGGCCTTGCTATTGCACGGGAGATTGCTGAGCGTCACGGTGGCACCATCTCGCTCGCCAGTGAACAAGGCCATGGAACGACCGTGACGGTCATCCTGCCGATTGTGGAGGTGAGATAA
- a CDS encoding two-component system regulatory protein YycI: protein MKWESAKTWLIMAFLFLDCILGWQVYSQRQAQVAYVESYSDLLANTKTLLSEHGLSLEAPVPQGHDKLAVLKGTFADPSLVQLAGVAFPGIQQVHVDVTAAEAKLAPGTIQITDVGTWQVNYTTPLITNLQRPSDILKAVWQGNQYVSDAASSVQPSDKPGLKRYNFTEKYQSYPIFDATVAADVGQAKLWSFTQTAVVDIQTVGGAKPTISALDALDSLANSMDQMMGSQGGSIISVEIGYAHKVAGDSPPDTSAASANYWFPVWRIVTPNTTYFVNAYTGEVNVPSK from the coding sequence ATGAAGTGGGAGTCCGCAAAGACATGGCTAATCATGGCTTTTCTGTTTCTCGACTGCATCCTCGGCTGGCAAGTCTACTCGCAGCGTCAAGCGCAAGTTGCGTACGTGGAGTCTTATTCCGATTTACTTGCGAATACAAAGACACTTCTCTCCGAACACGGACTCAGTTTGGAAGCACCCGTGCCCCAGGGACACGACAAACTGGCTGTGCTGAAAGGAACATTTGCCGATCCGTCACTGGTCCAACTTGCAGGCGTCGCCTTTCCAGGAATCCAGCAGGTACACGTTGACGTCACGGCGGCAGAGGCAAAATTAGCTCCGGGGACCATTCAGATAACGGATGTGGGTACGTGGCAAGTGAATTACACCACGCCGCTCATCACCAACCTGCAGCGCCCATCAGACATCTTAAAGGCCGTGTGGCAAGGCAACCAATATGTTTCTGATGCGGCAAGTTCCGTCCAACCCTCGGACAAACCCGGCCTAAAACGGTATAATTTTACCGAAAAATATCAGTCCTATCCTATCTTTGATGCCACCGTTGCCGCTGACGTCGGACAAGCCAAACTCTGGTCATTTACGCAAACAGCAGTGGTGGACATTCAGACAGTGGGTGGCGCAAAACCCACGATTAGTGCTCTCGACGCACTCGACAGTCTGGCAAACTCTATGGATCAGATGATGGGGAGCCAAGGCGGCAGCATCATCAGTGTCGAGATTGGTTATGCGCACAAGGTCGCAGGCGACAGCCCACCGGATACGTCCGCAGCATCAGCAAACTACTGGTTTCCCGTCTGGCGCATTGTGACACCGAATACCACCTACTTTGTTAACGCCTATACAGGAGAAGTAAACGTACCGTCAAAGTAA
- a CDS encoding MBL fold metallo-hydrolase, translated as MLEFSVLASGSSGNSVYIKSESTKILLDAGISGKQLSERMASSSDAKLADIDALLITHEHIDHVRGLRQVVKQSKAKVYTTEGTWSQIGQSIPEERRSQDTFVKADLSFQIGDITVTPFAVSHDAEEPVAYRFDHTSGSLCVLTDVGYVSDHIKQVIKGCQSYVWESNHDVEMLRAGRYPWSVKRRILGDKGHLSNQDAAIALADILGTESVEVYLAHLSEENNMPELAEITFQSILRDIQPAYEEQVKLHRTSRHYHTSLTVV; from the coding sequence GTGCTCGAGTTCAGTGTCTTAGCCAGTGGAAGTTCAGGGAACTCTGTCTACATAAAGAGCGAATCAACAAAAATCCTGCTCGATGCAGGTATCAGCGGTAAGCAACTGAGTGAGCGGATGGCCAGTTCGTCCGATGCCAAACTCGCCGATATCGATGCGCTCCTCATCACACATGAACATATCGATCATGTACGAGGGTTGCGACAGGTTGTCAAGCAATCGAAGGCCAAGGTGTACACCACAGAGGGGACTTGGTCCCAGATTGGGCAAAGCATTCCCGAAGAACGGCGTTCTCAAGACACGTTTGTAAAAGCAGACCTGTCGTTTCAGATTGGGGACATTACCGTCACGCCGTTTGCCGTTTCTCACGACGCAGAAGAGCCGGTGGCGTATCGTTTTGACCACACGTCTGGAAGTCTGTGTGTACTCACCGACGTCGGTTATGTCAGTGACCACATCAAGCAGGTGATTAAGGGCTGTCAGAGCTATGTCTGGGAGAGCAACCATGATGTTGAGATGCTTCGGGCGGGTCGTTATCCTTGGTCCGTGAAGAGACGTATTCTCGGCGACAAGGGACACCTGTCAAACCAGGACGCTGCAATCGCGCTTGCAGACATTCTCGGAACCGAGTCCGTTGAAGTCTACTTGGCGCATCTCAGTGAAGAAAACAACATGCCAGAGCTTGCTGAAATCACCTTTCAATCAATTCTCCGAGATATTCAACCAGCGTACGAAGAGCAAGTGAAACTGCACAGAACCAGCCGCCATTACCACACGAGTCTGACCGTCGTGTAA
- a CDS encoding trypsin-like peptidase domain-containing protein: MTTAMAAPMNSAGQQSQPAIGGVTDGITQVVKQAKPAVMGVVNYSTVSDFLQQTSKLQPTGVGTGVLFFKNASYGFAVTNNHVVEGASKVEVVLASGKHVQAQVVGTDPYTDLAVLRIPESAIHNVDAITFANSNDIQTGEPAIAIGTPLGLDFADTVTAGIVSANKRLMPVEDPQSQSTLDYQAVIQTDAAINPGNSGGPLLNIHGEVIGINSSKIVAPNFEGMGFAIPSNEVRSIAEQIMKSGHALHPALGITGESLAAIPEQFWPDVPVDYGVWVKVVVSPEAEKSGIQSQDVVVAIDGHAVKTMADLRTYLFQKKPGDVVKLTVYRGEQKVECDIKLGEMKSVNTTRMNANANPDPLSPFGPGQVDN; encoded by the coding sequence ATGACAACCGCGATGGCGGCACCAATGAACAGCGCGGGGCAGCAGTCGCAACCAGCCATTGGCGGGGTGACAGATGGCATCACACAGGTAGTGAAGCAGGCGAAGCCAGCCGTAATGGGCGTGGTGAACTATTCAACAGTCAGTGATTTTTTGCAGCAAACATCCAAACTGCAGCCGACAGGCGTAGGAACTGGAGTTTTGTTTTTTAAGAATGCGAGTTACGGCTTCGCGGTCACAAATAATCACGTTGTTGAAGGCGCCTCCAAAGTCGAAGTGGTTTTAGCCAGTGGTAAGCATGTACAGGCGCAAGTTGTTGGAACCGACCCGTACACCGATTTGGCCGTCCTTCGGATTCCGGAATCAGCAATCCACAACGTCGATGCAATCACTTTTGCGAACTCAAACGATATTCAAACCGGTGAGCCAGCCATCGCCATCGGGACGCCGCTGGGACTCGATTTTGCCGACACAGTGACCGCTGGAATCGTGAGTGCGAATAAGCGTCTGATGCCTGTGGAAGACCCGCAGTCTCAAAGTACGCTTGACTACCAGGCGGTGATTCAGACGGACGCTGCCATCAACCCAGGCAATAGCGGTGGGCCGCTCCTGAATATTCACGGCGAAGTCATCGGCATCAACAGCAGCAAGATTGTCGCGCCGAACTTCGAGGGGATGGGTTTTGCGATTCCGTCCAATGAGGTCAGAAGCATCGCTGAACAAATCATGAAGAGTGGGCACGCTTTGCATCCTGCGCTCGGTATCACAGGGGAGTCCTTAGCCGCCATCCCCGAGCAGTTTTGGCCAGATGTACCCGTGGATTACGGTGTCTGGGTGAAAGTCGTTGTCTCGCCAGAGGCGGAAAAGAGCGGCATTCAGTCGCAAGACGTGGTTGTCGCGATTGATGGTCACGCAGTAAAGACGATGGCGGACCTGCGCACGTACCTATTTCAGAAGAAACCTGGTGATGTGGTAAAATTGACCGTGTATCGAGGCGAGCAAAAGGTCGAGTGTGACATCAAACTGGGCGAGATGAAGTCTGTCAATACGACACGTATGAATGCAAACGCGAACCCAGACCCACTCAGTCCTTTTGGCCCGGGGCAGGTCGACAACTAA
- the rlmH gene encoding 23S rRNA (pseudouridine(1915)-N(3))-methyltransferase RlmH, with product MQIVILAVGKLKERYWREALAEYAKRLSGYVNLSLFEVADEPAPDNVSQAEMGNILRAEAERLEKHLKPRDGIVVLDRQGKQFSSEEWSRQFTRLEAEAYGRLVFIIGGSYGLHESLQGQAVLKWSFGSFTLPHQLARIVLAEQIYRGIRIARGEPYHK from the coding sequence ATGCAGATTGTCATTTTGGCTGTAGGTAAGTTAAAAGAGCGTTATTGGAGAGAGGCGCTTGCGGAATACGCCAAGCGCCTCTCTGGTTATGTCAACCTTTCCTTATTCGAAGTCGCAGATGAGCCGGCACCAGACAATGTGTCGCAAGCGGAGATGGGGAACATCTTACGGGCTGAGGCGGAGCGTCTCGAGAAACACCTCAAGCCGCGCGACGGCATCGTGGTACTCGACCGGCAAGGAAAGCAGTTTTCTTCAGAAGAATGGAGTCGACAGTTTACCCGCCTCGAGGCGGAAGCATACGGCCGCTTGGTCTTCATCATTGGCGGGTCCTACGGACTACATGAGTCTCTCCAAGGCCAAGCCGTGTTAAAGTGGAGCTTCGGCTCATTCACTTTACCCCATCAACTCGCACGCATCGTGCTCGCGGAGCAAATATATCGGGGCATCCGTATCGCTCGCGGTGAACCTTATCACAAGTAA
- the istA gene encoding IS21 family transposase has protein sequence MRKIKEVLRLYHDVHLSERAISRSVNLSRDTVSRILGGFSEVGLSWPLTPDIDDPKLETLLFPNPQGRPKNCEEPDWNYIHLEYKKKGVTLQLLWEEYKAEHQDGYQYSQFCERYRQWKKTLQISMRQEHRAGEKMFVDYAGPTVPYIDLETGEVLQAQIFVAVLGATSYTFVEAQPSQALASFIGGHVHAFEFFGGVPQLIVPDNLKSAVLQPDRYEPIPNASYHEMAAHYGTAILPARPRKPKDKPHAEAGVLLAERWILAVLRNRRFFSIDEINQAIRPLVTKLNEKPFQKLEGSRRSLFERIDQPALRPLPTSRYEFAVWRKVKANIDYHVEASKSYYSVPYQLVGKELEVRLTQSVVEIFHRGTRVASHPRTYKKGKYVTEPAHRPKSHQKHVEWSPSRLIDWGKSIGPNTGELVKQLIESRPHPEQGYRSCLGLIRLSESYPRERFENAARRALALNSYSYKTVKSILKSNVDQCTLPLDMSEAPPITHENIRGPEYYSNPLSARKDLIN, from the coding sequence ATGCGAAAAATCAAGGAAGTACTCAGGCTGTATCACGACGTTCATCTCAGTGAACGGGCCATCAGTCGAAGTGTCAATTTGTCACGGGACACGGTGTCGAGGATTCTTGGTGGGTTTAGTGAGGTCGGATTATCATGGCCACTGACCCCTGACATCGACGACCCAAAGTTAGAAACACTGTTGTTTCCCAACCCCCAGGGTCGCCCCAAGAACTGCGAGGAACCCGACTGGAACTACATTCATCTTGAGTACAAGAAGAAAGGTGTCACACTGCAACTACTGTGGGAGGAGTATAAGGCAGAGCACCAGGATGGATACCAGTACAGCCAGTTCTGTGAACGCTATCGACAGTGGAAGAAGACACTTCAGATTTCCATGCGGCAAGAGCATCGCGCGGGAGAGAAAATGTTTGTAGACTACGCAGGTCCGACAGTTCCGTACATTGACTTGGAAACCGGGGAGGTCCTACAAGCACAAATATTTGTGGCAGTGCTAGGTGCCACTAGTTATACCTTTGTGGAAGCACAACCGTCGCAAGCTCTAGCTTCATTTATCGGTGGACATGTGCACGCCTTTGAGTTTTTTGGAGGTGTTCCGCAACTCATTGTTCCAGACAACCTCAAATCCGCGGTGTTGCAACCAGACCGTTACGAACCTATTCCCAACGCGTCATACCATGAGATGGCAGCTCATTACGGTACAGCCATCCTGCCAGCTCGCCCCAGAAAACCAAAGGACAAGCCCCATGCGGAAGCAGGGGTATTACTTGCTGAACGCTGGATCCTAGCGGTCTTACGGAACCGGCGCTTCTTCAGCATAGACGAGATTAATCAAGCCATTCGTCCGTTAGTTACCAAGCTCAATGAGAAGCCGTTTCAGAAGCTGGAGGGCTCACGCAGGTCCCTGTTTGAGCGCATTGACCAGCCAGCCCTCCGACCGCTTCCTACCTCCCGGTATGAGTTCGCCGTGTGGCGAAAGGTGAAGGCAAACATAGACTACCACGTAGAAGCAAGCAAGTCCTACTACAGTGTTCCATATCAACTGGTCGGCAAGGAACTAGAGGTTCGGCTCACCCAGAGTGTCGTGGAAATCTTTCACCGAGGAACACGAGTTGCTAGTCACCCTAGAACGTACAAAAAAGGGAAATACGTCACCGAGCCTGCACACCGCCCGAAGTCTCATCAAAAGCACGTAGAGTGGTCACCCTCCCGGCTCATTGACTGGGGCAAGAGCATCGGTCCGAACACTGGGGAGCTCGTAAAGCAGCTTATCGAAAGCCGTCCGCACCCTGAACAAGGATATCGCTCGTGTCTGGGCCTCATTCGTCTCAGCGAGAGTTACCCAAGAGAGCGCTTTGAGAATGCAGCAAGGCGGGCACTGGCTCTAAATTCGTATTCTTACAAGACCGTAAAATCAATTCTCAAGTCAAACGTTGACCAGTGCACTCTGCCCTTGGATATGTCTGAAGCTCCGCCCATTACGCACGAGAATATCCGTGGACCTGAATACTACAGCAATCCGTTAAGTGCGAGAAAAGACCTTATCAACTAA
- a CDS encoding ATP-binding protein, with protein MLNNQTIQILREMRLPGMADAYAHQLQTPNLSELTFEERFGMLVDAEYTARQNHRLTRLLREAHLKVQAHPEDIDYHQARGVDQGLLRSLFTGQWIASHHNLILTGPTGPVSWYSSSLFGHSKGLIPSELQLNFTVFV; from the coding sequence GTGCTCAACAATCAAACCATACAGATTTTGCGTGAGATGCGACTACCAGGCATGGCAGATGCCTACGCTCATCAACTTCAAACACCTAATCTCTCTGAGCTGACCTTTGAAGAGAGATTTGGCATGCTTGTTGACGCAGAGTACACTGCACGCCAGAATCACCGACTCACAAGACTGCTCCGGGAAGCCCATCTAAAGGTTCAAGCACACCCAGAAGACATTGACTATCATCAGGCACGCGGAGTCGACCAAGGATTACTCCGCAGCCTCTTCACCGGACAGTGGATCGCCTCTCATCATAATCTTATTCTGACCGGCCCGACAGGTCCTGTGTCATGGTACTCCTCCTCGCTATTTGGCCACTCGAAAGGTCTAATCCCCAGTGAATTGCAGCTAAATTTCACCGTCTTCGTGTAA
- a CDS encoding recombinase family protein, translated as MSQVLGHLESQQRQYELVERAKTLGWVAPQILVIDQDLGQSGADGGRAGFKQLVADVGLGDVGIILGLEVSRLARNNADWYHLLDLCAMCNTLIADSDGVYDPSSYNDRLLLGLKGTMSEAELHLIRSRMQGGLLHKAQKGELKTWLPAGYEYDDDDKVVVARNEAIVTAIQLVFQQFLVLKTARRVLTWFRAEEIQVPVMHPSKGLTWKLPTYKTIHGILTNPIYAGTFVFGRTKYEKSIGPDGRLQVKARQVAREEWPIVIHDHHEPYISWDTFVTNQELLRRNFKGPRNSGSPQQGAALLQGLLVCGKCGRRMLVSYGGKGGNVQRYICGQAQRMQGAEHVCQGLGGKRLDQHVARLFLDTVTPARLAIIGEAMEQAEMRHVAEEKLLEKQLEKALYDAERAKRQYDRVEPENRLVARTMEKAWERGLREVQRVQKLLEERRDRKHNPLTAEEKSRIHALGRGLKRVWNSPQTTNRDRKELLRTLIRSIVVLVDQEQRVARCTVQWEGGAVTHFTSPLNKVGHHGNSTEEETVDLVRRLALHYPDDVIARILVRQHIRTGKGNNFNAGRVCSLRNHYNIPVFSGHSNTSETENMYTVAQAADELSVSTATVLRWLREGFIQGQQVAQGAPWQIEITDHLRERLVNEPSVDWVELRVAADRLNCTRQTVLNRMRSGLLPAVYVQNGKRRGYRFHVPLAPTEVPFL; from the coding sequence ATGTCGCAGGTTCTTGGCCATTTAGAAAGCCAGCAAAGACAATATGAGTTAGTTGAACGTGCTAAGACCTTAGGCTGGGTAGCACCACAGATTCTAGTTATAGACCAGGACCTAGGGCAGAGTGGTGCGGACGGAGGACGTGCCGGATTCAAGCAGCTCGTTGCAGACGTCGGACTCGGTGATGTTGGTATCATTCTTGGACTCGAAGTCTCTCGTCTTGCCCGGAACAATGCGGATTGGTACCACTTGTTGGACCTATGTGCAATGTGTAATACACTGATCGCTGATTCGGATGGAGTCTACGATCCTTCGTCGTACAATGATCGGTTGCTACTAGGGTTAAAGGGAACGATGAGTGAGGCTGAACTGCATCTCATTCGCAGTCGGATGCAAGGTGGTTTATTGCATAAAGCTCAGAAGGGGGAACTCAAAACTTGGCTGCCGGCTGGCTATGAGTATGATGACGATGACAAAGTGGTGGTTGCGCGTAATGAAGCGATTGTGACAGCCATCCAACTGGTCTTTCAACAATTTCTTGTACTGAAAACGGCCAGACGGGTGCTCACCTGGTTTCGGGCCGAAGAAATTCAAGTTCCTGTCATGCACCCAAGTAAGGGCCTAACATGGAAACTCCCCACTTATAAAACGATCCACGGGATCCTGACCAATCCTATATACGCTGGCACTTTTGTGTTCGGTAGAACTAAATATGAAAAGTCTATAGGGCCAGACGGTCGGCTTCAGGTGAAAGCCAGGCAGGTGGCCCGCGAGGAATGGCCCATTGTAATTCACGATCATCATGAGCCCTATATTTCTTGGGATACCTTTGTTACCAACCAGGAACTCCTACGTCGGAACTTTAAAGGCCCCCGGAACTCAGGTTCCCCCCAGCAGGGAGCGGCCTTACTTCAGGGGCTGCTAGTTTGCGGAAAGTGTGGCCGCAGGATGTTGGTTTCTTATGGCGGTAAAGGTGGCAACGTGCAGAGATATATTTGTGGCCAAGCACAAAGAATGCAAGGGGCCGAGCATGTCTGTCAAGGACTTGGCGGAAAGCGCTTGGACCAGCACGTTGCTCGCCTTTTTCTTGACACCGTAACACCCGCCAGATTAGCAATTATTGGTGAAGCAATGGAGCAGGCCGAAATGAGACATGTTGCTGAGGAAAAACTTCTTGAGAAGCAACTTGAAAAGGCTCTTTACGATGCTGAACGTGCCAAACGGCAATACGATCGAGTTGAGCCGGAAAACAGACTGGTTGCTCGTACGATGGAAAAAGCTTGGGAGCGAGGGTTGCGTGAAGTGCAACGCGTACAAAAGCTGCTTGAGGAGCGTCGGGACCGCAAACATAATCCCTTAACTGCCGAAGAAAAGAGTCGGATACATGCTCTGGGAAGGGGGCTGAAAAGGGTCTGGAATTCACCACAAACTACCAATAGGGATCGAAAGGAACTCCTTAGAACACTCATTAGGAGCATCGTAGTTCTTGTTGATCAAGAGCAGCGTGTGGCCCGTTGCACGGTTCAATGGGAGGGCGGTGCTGTCACGCATTTTACCAGCCCACTCAATAAGGTCGGGCATCACGGAAATTCTACAGAAGAGGAGACGGTCGACCTTGTTCGACGTTTAGCGCTTCATTACCCTGATGATGTGATTGCACGGATTTTGGTACGTCAACACATTCGCACTGGAAAGGGTAACAATTTCAACGCGGGCCGAGTCTGTTCACTCAGAAATCACTATAACATTCCCGTCTTCTCCGGCCATTCAAACACGTCCGAGACTGAAAACATGTATACCGTAGCCCAGGCTGCTGACGAACTAAGCGTGAGTACTGCTACCGTGCTGAGATGGTTGCGAGAGGGTTTCATTCAAGGGCAGCAAGTTGCCCAGGGGGCTCCTTGGCAGATTGAAATTACCGACCATCTACGGGAACGGCTGGTGAACGAGCCATCTGTGGATTGGGTTGAGTTAAGAGTAGCTGCGGATCGTCTGAACTGTACGAGACAGACCGTATTGAATCGCATGCGCAGTGGACTGTTGCCCGCTGTCTATGTTCAAAATGGTAAGCGAAGGGGATACCGATTTCATGTTCCGCTAGCGCCGACAGAAGTGCCCTTTCTCTGA
- a CDS encoding ATP-binding protein has product MLCRTGIGKTFIACALGTSACRLGLRVRYYRLSRLFQEMFVARGDGSYSKMVKALLKVDLLILDDWGLAQMSAQESRDLLDVMDDRFSTHSTCIISQIPVEHWHQQFVDSTVADAILDRLVHNAHQLNLRGESMRKVTSNLSKTEESGK; this is encoded by the coding sequence GTGCTGTGTCGTACCGGTATTGGTAAGACATTCATCGCTTGCGCCCTGGGTACATCAGCTTGCCGTTTAGGATTGAGAGTACGATACTACCGACTTTCTCGTCTGTTCCAGGAAATGTTTGTCGCTCGAGGAGATGGATCGTACTCGAAGATGGTAAAAGCATTGCTAAAAGTCGACTTACTGATTCTTGACGATTGGGGGTTGGCTCAAATGTCTGCACAAGAGAGCCGTGACCTACTGGACGTCATGGACGACCGCTTCTCAACACACTCGACCTGTATTATCAGCCAAATTCCTGTTGAACACTGGCATCAGCAATTCGTTGACTCGACGGTCGCAGATGCGATTCTTGACCGCCTCGTACACAATGCTCACCAACTAAATTTGAGAGGAGAATCCATGCGGAAAGTTACAAGTAACTTGTCAAAAACCGAGGAGTCTGGTAAGTAG
- a CDS encoding M48 family metallopeptidase, whose translation MTPRVKHHAQQLGVDVAEVKIVDNQYRWGSCTVKDNVNLNWRLIKAPVYVIDYVIVHELTHLLEANHTPRFWNIVRAQSPTMEKARNWLKDNGQLLEQEI comes from the coding sequence ATCACTCCGCGCGTAAAACACCACGCTCAGCAGCTTGGAGTAGACGTCGCCGAGGTCAAGATCGTCGACAATCAGTATAGGTGGGGGTCGTGCACTGTGAAAGACAACGTGAACCTGAACTGGAGGCTCATTAAGGCTCCGGTGTACGTGATAGACTACGTGATCGTTCACGAACTGACGCACTTGCTAGAGGCAAACCATACGCCGCGCTTCTGGAACATCGTCCGCGCGCAGTCTCCTACAATGGAGAAAGCTAGGAACTGGCTGAAAGACAACGGGCAACTGCTCGAGCAAGAAATATAG
- a CDS encoding guanylate kinase, producing the protein MYTLVAFQGPSGSGKTTLQYYLGLEKVVTSTTRSPRPGEVDGVDYHFVSQDDMNRMIDGGEMLEFTNYNGNIYGSALASVLHFDGAPRSIVLDSCGIQRVREELGERCLIVGVYAPEEDCRRRLAQRSTGDCEKRMSSYEAEVEFLLKCDVVINNSDMNAHRAKGIVDALRTQLLDTGCVAST; encoded by the coding sequence ATGTATACTCTGGTCGCTTTTCAGGGTCCGAGTGGGTCGGGAAAGACCACCCTTCAATATTACCTAGGTTTAGAAAAGGTTGTTACATCAACCACACGTTCTCCGAGGCCGGGAGAGGTTGACGGAGTAGATTATCACTTTGTATCGCAGGACGACATGAACCGCATGATTGATGGTGGGGAAATGTTGGAATTTACAAACTACAATGGTAACATTTATGGGAGTGCACTTGCATCGGTTCTGCACTTTGACGGTGCGCCAAGGTCTATAGTACTTGATTCGTGCGGAATACAACGGGTTAGAGAGGAGCTAGGAGAACGGTGTTTAATTGTCGGGGTTTATGCACCAGAGGAAGATTGTCGCCGACGTCTAGCACAGCGTTCAACTGGTGATTGTGAGAAACGAATGTCTTCCTATGAGGCTGAGGTTGAATTTCTTCTAAAATGTGATGTCGTCATAAACAACTCTGATATGAATGCACATCGGGCGAAGGGTATAGTAGACGCATTGCGGACTCAACTACTTGATACAGGATGTGTGGCGAGCACTTGA